In Desulfotignum phosphitoxidans DSM 13687, a single window of DNA contains:
- a CDS encoding GAP1-N1 domain-containing protein yields MNYVLATYGALDNSHKLLKCNEPQVNLPRELEGLTDRPPGDISPGDIWWPSVGCGPVDDWWCIWWTTPELTATRAGMVRSEVALWPREQVGLVEDLSQVLAALSGKKTITLAPQNHLEIVANALLCTQGRPVIICNPLDIWPDIIVGIWRQLWPAARMDFSARLALIPPQSGATTNFPWIIATPSSRGQQWQQPFVRIDLSNPYVSVQISRAAKYIAGHQDPILSEVLQKIPPNDSDLMHLKQAARVADNIERLNIAGDFSDALALLRTLIVMAPTNTKGVKYKNVALSKLLTHLPSLSSDQVELLANIDLSAVPDSKILEDSLRSRLVDIVPILSTEKSIPFLTKLKLDKAQVWWQTNVKSVIQRGFDSLNEIWLRAAIRWLAIPEIESVINDFVKNDKDIESSLVRAANRERWSAPQLNQILKQAQKRKWSVLHAWCLVSSKLSVADAFIKQQAFTGDASPGLEYLIHNLPSDAVVKTIVKGADAGLCRLAARLTVQQPSLLRLIDVSKASNRLLWATHIQLGGEAWPKTLQSEDHGNKLLEVVISGKNSYNLVEAVGVNLVQVAVDNPRRKELWSNLSATELNNLLPLVAKQLIAAILGEPKNAVKSAFHASDIFFTS; encoded by the coding sequence ATGAATTATGTCCTTGCCACATACGGTGCCCTTGATAATTCACATAAGCTACTGAAATGTAATGAACCTCAAGTAAACCTTCCGCGAGAACTTGAAGGATTAACAGATCGGCCTCCTGGAGATATTTCACCTGGGGATATATGGTGGCCTTCGGTTGGTTGTGGTCCAGTTGACGATTGGTGGTGTATCTGGTGGACCACACCAGAATTGACGGCAACCCGTGCTGGGATGGTGCGGAGCGAAGTAGCGTTATGGCCACGTGAACAGGTAGGTCTTGTTGAAGATTTAAGTCAGGTATTAGCTGCTCTTTCAGGTAAAAAAACAATTACACTAGCTCCTCAAAATCATCTTGAAATAGTGGCAAATGCATTGTTGTGCACACAAGGTCGTCCTGTCATCATCTGTAATCCACTAGATATTTGGCCGGATATCATTGTCGGGATTTGGCGACAGCTCTGGCCTGCTGCCCGTATGGACTTTTCTGCTCGTCTTGCCCTCATTCCACCCCAAAGCGGCGCCACTACTAATTTCCCATGGATTATTGCTACGCCTTCATCCCGGGGGCAACAATGGCAACAGCCTTTTGTAAGAATTGATCTATCAAATCCTTATGTAAGTGTTCAGATAAGTCGAGCGGCAAAGTATATAGCTGGCCATCAAGACCCTATCCTTTCAGAAGTTCTTCAGAAAATTCCACCTAACGATTCTGATTTGATGCATCTCAAGCAAGCTGCTCGCGTCGCTGATAATATTGAACGGCTCAATATTGCAGGTGATTTCAGCGATGCTCTTGCTTTGCTAAGAACCCTAATTGTTATGGCGCCCACCAATACTAAGGGCGTTAAATATAAGAATGTTGCCCTTTCAAAACTGCTAACGCATCTGCCATCGCTGTCTTCAGACCAGGTCGAATTGCTTGCCAATATCGATTTATCAGCTGTGCCGGATTCAAAAATACTGGAAGATTCCCTGCGTAGTCGACTGGTTGATATTGTCCCAATATTGTCAACAGAAAAATCGATTCCATTTTTGACTAAATTAAAGCTGGATAAAGCTCAAGTTTGGTGGCAAACGAACGTAAAATCAGTTATTCAGCGCGGTTTTGATTCGCTTAATGAGATTTGGTTGCGTGCTGCTATCAGGTGGTTGGCAATCCCTGAGATAGAATCAGTTATTAACGACTTTGTCAAAAACGATAAAGATATTGAAAGCTCTTTGGTCAGAGCCGCTAATAGAGAACGATGGAGTGCGCCTCAACTCAACCAAATACTCAAACAAGCACAAAAACGGAAATGGTCAGTTCTACATGCATGGTGCTTGGTTTCCTCGAAGCTTTCTGTTGCCGACGCTTTCATAAAACAGCAGGCCTTTACTGGTGACGCATCCCCTGGTTTAGAGTACTTGATTCACAACCTCCCTTCTGATGCTGTGGTGAAAACGATCGTGAAGGGAGCCGACGCAGGCCTGTGCAGGTTAGCTGCACGACTTACCGTACAGCAACCAAGTTTGCTGAGGTTGATTGACGTATCGAAAGCCTCTAACAGGTTACTCTGGGCAACTCATATTCAATTGGGAGGAGAAGCTTGGCCTAAAACATTACAATCAGAGGATCACGGTAACAAACTGCTTGAGGTCGTAATCAGTGGAAAGAATTCATATAATTTGGTTGAAGCTGTTGGAGTCAACTTGGTACAGGTTGCAGTAGACAACCCGCGGCGTAAGGAGTTGTGGAGTAATTTAAGCGCAACCGAATTGAACAATTTGCTTCCGCTTGTGGCAAAACAATTAATTGCAGCAATTCTCGGTGAACCTAAAAATGCTGTAAAATCGGCTTTTCATGCATCAGATATTTTTTTTACTTCGTAA
- a CDS encoding TRAFAC clade GTPase domain-containing protein, producing the protein MLTPEIVLLGGPNSGKTHYAGQLYGRLQRNPGALSLRGAPADLSAFQEVLRCIENGNAASHTPHSTWTEVCLPLQDKTGRAMDLNWPDYGGEQLTQVQATRSVDFQWHERLSKANGWLLLIRLKAEVIFPVALEKLTEHPHCGEQSVNRVSTWDANAYWVENLQILLHVAGLGTVKPLKRPRLAVLLSCYDELGESITQPAEELACKLPLVASFIRNNWHKDEVSIWGLSSLGQELTGNSGVDVFIDEGPEHQGWIVMPKGDERNQDLSLPLKWLLDGIT; encoded by the coding sequence ATGCTAACACCTGAGATTGTACTTCTTGGAGGACCAAATAGCGGAAAGACCCACTATGCGGGGCAGCTTTATGGCCGGTTGCAAAGAAATCCTGGGGCACTGAGTTTGCGTGGGGCTCCTGCTGATCTGTCGGCATTTCAGGAAGTTTTGAGATGCATAGAGAACGGCAATGCGGCTTCGCATACGCCACATAGCACTTGGACAGAGGTTTGCTTACCGTTGCAAGATAAGACCGGCAGAGCCATGGATTTAAACTGGCCTGATTACGGAGGTGAACAATTAACACAGGTACAGGCGACTCGCTCTGTTGATTTTCAATGGCACGAGAGACTATCAAAAGCGAATGGGTGGCTCCTCCTGATTCGCTTGAAAGCAGAGGTGATATTTCCTGTTGCTTTAGAAAAACTTACCGAGCACCCTCATTGTGGAGAGCAATCTGTAAACAGGGTAAGTACGTGGGACGCTAACGCCTATTGGGTAGAAAACCTCCAGATACTTCTTCATGTCGCAGGTCTGGGTACCGTGAAACCTCTGAAAAGACCTCGTCTAGCTGTTCTTCTCTCTTGCTATGATGAGTTGGGTGAATCAATAACTCAACCAGCGGAAGAGCTTGCTTGCAAACTCCCACTGGTCGCGTCATTTATTCGAAATAACTGGCATAAGGATGAAGTAAGTATATGGGGACTTTCTTCCCTCGGGCAGGAGCTAACTGGCAATAGCGGAGTAGACGTGTTTATTGATGAAGGTCCTGAACACCAAGGCTGGATTGTCATGCCAAAGGGTGATGAGAGGAACCAAGATTTAAGTTTGCCTCTCAAATGGTTATTGGATGGAATTACATAA